A region from the Coffea eugenioides isolate CCC68of chromosome 9, Ceug_1.0, whole genome shotgun sequence genome encodes:
- the LOC113782972 gene encoding 50S ribosomal protein L31, chloroplastic encodes MVTAPLSLHTKPKKVSKKKKMAISLLSNPFLHQPLSPPTLTFSNKKVSKVGCNRMTISCRKKDIHPEFYEDAKVYCNGELVMTTGGTKKEYVVDVWSGNHPFYLGSRSQLLVDADQVEKFRKKFGGLSQIMEIPVLKGEIVIPSRRKSGGKSGKKK; translated from the exons ATGGTCACAGCTCCTCTTTCTCTTCACACAAAGCCTAAGAAagtaagcaagaaaaaaaaaatggccaTTTCGCTCCTATCCAACCCATTCCTCCACCAACCTCTTTCACCTCCCACACTTACCTTCTCCAATAAAAAG gtgAGTAAAGTGGGGTGTAATCGGATGACTATATCCTGCAGGAAGAAGGACATACACCCCGAATTCTACGAGGATGCAAAGGTGTACTGTAATGGAGAACTGGTGATGACAACCGGTGGAACCAAGAAAGAGTATGTGGTGGATGTTTGGTCAGGTAATCACCCCTTTTATCTGGGCAGCCGGTCACAGCTCTTAGTTGATGCTGACCAGGTTGAGAAATTTCGCAAGAAATTTGGTGGGCTGTCTCAAATTATGGAAATCCCCGTTCTTAAAGGAGAGATTGTAATTCCTTCTCGGCGTAAGTCTGGTGGAAAGAGTGGCAAAAAGAAGTAA